From a region of the Pseudanabaena sp. ABRG5-3 genome:
- a CDS encoding PH domain-containing protein has protein sequence MAVNEEVYYEGAPHIGDLIISLLMSIFVITIPFGIAAIARALWVRYRITNRRITVTGGWRGQTRTDVVYAEIAKIVTVPRGLGSWGDMVLTLKDGSRLELKSLPKFRETYEYIESKLSLKAQDRSGAIGSKA, from the coding sequence ATGGCAGTTAATGAGGAAGTTTATTACGAAGGCGCACCTCACATCGGCGATCTAATTATTAGCTTGCTGATGAGTATTTTTGTGATCACAATTCCCTTTGGCATTGCTGCGATCGCAAGGGCGCTATGGGTACGTTATCGCATCACCAACCGACGCATTACCGTTACAGGTGGATGGAGAGGTCAAACTCGCACAGATGTTGTGTATGCAGAAATTGCCAAAATTGTCACCGTTCCCCGTGGCTTAGGCAGTTGGGGCGACATGGTATTGACCCTCAAAGATGGTTCACGCCTTGAATTAAAATCTTTGCCTAAGTTTCGTGAAACATACGAATATATCGAATCAAAGCTAAGCCTGAAAGCACAAGACAGAAGTGGTGCGATCGGTAGCAAAGCCTAA
- the yidC gene encoding membrane protein insertase YidC — translation MDFGVGFLSNNIMLPFLDFFYGIVPSYGLAIIALTLVVRFALFPVSANQLRSMRRMKIANPVMQQRIKEVQERYKSDPAKQQEELAKVNSANFKEFGNPLSGCLPAIVQLPILFALFATLRGSPFADINYSLNFQIAAPAENQAQIIHQPFTSPSQNVYFADRVHYPILATALNGTNLAIGEQSKIVLQTSQGQDFTALSAEYPDVDLTPHWKVTKGQDLVDVLADGTVVAKQAGDVTVQATVPGLAANKGFLFIKALGKTGVTNADGSINWDIVIMVLGFGVSLYANQNISGGSTPKPSNPSPESSQQDTMNKLTPIIFSGMFLFFPLPSGVMLYMLIANIFQTLQAFIVAKEPLPENLQKLVAVSANDAPASKAKADPKAITPSKVEPSKIPFDAKAKNTTVVDDKAKGGKTPTKSALPFEPNSNSSKKKKKN, via the coding sequence ATGGATTTCGGTGTAGGTTTTCTTTCCAACAACATAATGTTGCCTTTCCTAGATTTTTTCTACGGCATCGTGCCGAGCTATGGACTGGCAATTATTGCATTGACGTTGGTTGTACGTTTTGCGTTGTTTCCCGTTAGTGCTAATCAGCTTCGCAGTATGCGTCGCATGAAGATCGCTAACCCCGTGATGCAACAAAGAATTAAAGAAGTGCAAGAGCGTTACAAGAGCGATCCTGCCAAACAGCAAGAGGAGCTAGCCAAAGTAAACTCGGCAAACTTCAAAGAATTTGGTAATCCTTTGTCGGGATGCCTACCTGCGATCGTGCAATTACCAATTCTCTTTGCTTTGTTTGCAACTCTAAGGGGATCGCCTTTTGCAGATATTAACTATTCTCTAAACTTCCAAATAGCTGCTCCTGCCGAAAATCAGGCGCAAATCATCCATCAGCCTTTTACTTCACCTAGCCAAAACGTTTACTTTGCCGATCGCGTGCATTATCCGATTCTGGCGACTGCTTTAAATGGTACAAACTTGGCGATCGGTGAGCAATCTAAAATTGTTTTACAAACCTCTCAAGGTCAAGATTTCACAGCGTTATCTGCTGAATATCCAGACGTAGATCTTACTCCTCATTGGAAAGTTACTAAAGGACAAGACCTAGTAGATGTTTTAGCCGATGGAACCGTAGTCGCAAAGCAAGCTGGTGATGTCACAGTACAAGCGACTGTACCTGGTTTAGCTGCTAATAAAGGATTTCTCTTTATCAAAGCACTTGGTAAAACTGGTGTAACTAATGCTGATGGCAGCATTAATTGGGACATTGTAATTATGGTTTTGGGCTTTGGCGTGAGTCTTTATGCTAACCAAAATATCTCTGGTGGTTCTACACCTAAACCTAGCAATCCCAGTCCTGAGTCTTCTCAACAGGACACGATGAACAAACTCACACCAATTATTTTCTCTGGTATGTTTTTGTTTTTCCCCTTGCCATCGGGTGTAATGCTCTATATGTTGATTGCAAACATTTTTCAGACATTACAGGCATTTATTGTGGCTAAAGAACCCCTACCAGAAAATCTGCAAAAGTTAGTTGCGGTTTCGGCTAATGATGCTCCTGCGAGTAAGGCTAAAGCTGATCCGAAAGCAATCACTCCTAGCAAAGTCGAGCCTAGCAAAATTCCCTTTGATGCTAAAGCTAAAAATACAACCGTAGTAGATGACAAGGCTAAAGGTGGCAAGACCCCAACTAAGTCAGCTCTCCCCTTTGAACCAAACTCTAATTCTTCTAAGAAAAAGAAAAAGAACTAA
- the rnpA gene encoding ribonuclease P protein component encodes MLPNQNRLRRREDFAKVYANGDRYRGTYLNLRILFDGNAEFTKIGIVVSKKVSKLAVSRNRFKRQLRAIFRQLLSQLKNRLQIVVTVIASQSKPSYQQLCDDLKNLLAKAKVLHGS; translated from the coding sequence GTGCTTCCTAATCAAAACCGTCTGCGACGGCGAGAGGATTTCGCAAAGGTATATGCCAATGGCGATCGCTACAGAGGCACATACTTAAATCTGAGAATTCTTTTTGATGGTAATGCCGAATTCACCAAGATTGGCATTGTTGTCAGTAAAAAAGTCAGCAAGTTGGCGGTAAGCCGTAATCGATTTAAGCGCCAACTTCGCGCAATTTTTCGACAACTTCTGTCACAATTGAAAAATAGATTACAAATTGTTGTAACAGTTATTGCTTCTCAAAGCAAACCAAGTTATCAACAGCTTTGTGATGATCTCAAGAATTTATTAGCAAAGGCGAAGGTTTTGCATGGCAGTTAA
- a CDS encoding response regulator: protein MKILIVEDDSAIRHLIQQTLEEDNFECQAVDNGLVALDFVQKMQPDLIVLDRMLPGLDGLEICCRIRQNKSIKDPYIIMLTAKGEEMDRIIGLSTGVDDYMVKPFSPRELTARVRAVLRRSLRQLEPVQIYQTLHFAIDLDRRTATRLHGGNSELLDLTTIEFKLLSTFLSYPNRVWSRAQLIEKLWGDDFFGEDRVVDSHVARLRKKVEFDSSKPTFIKTVSGVGYKFEDSDG, encoded by the coding sequence ATGAAGATTTTAATTGTTGAAGATGACTCGGCAATTCGGCATCTGATCCAACAAACTTTAGAGGAGGATAATTTTGAGTGTCAGGCGGTTGATAATGGCTTAGTGGCTTTGGATTTTGTGCAGAAGATGCAGCCAGATTTGATTGTTTTAGATCGGATGCTACCGGGTTTGGATGGATTAGAAATTTGCTGTCGTATCAGGCAAAATAAGTCGATTAAAGATCCCTATATCATTATGCTGACGGCTAAGGGGGAAGAGATGGATCGGATTATTGGCTTATCGACAGGGGTAGATGACTATATGGTGAAGCCCTTTAGTCCGAGGGAACTGACTGCGAGAGTGCGTGCAGTTTTACGCCGTAGTTTGCGTCAATTAGAGCCAGTTCAGATTTATCAAACACTGCATTTTGCGATCGATTTAGATCGGCGGACTGCAACTCGTTTACATGGGGGAAATTCGGAACTTCTAGATTTAACAACGATTGAATTTAAGTTATTGTCAACTTTTCTGAGTTATCCGAATCGGGTTTGGAGTCGCGCTCAACTGATTGAAAAACTATGGGGTGATGATTTTTTTGGGGAGGATCGGGTTGTCGATAGTCATGTGGCTAGATTGCGAAAGAAGGTGGAATTTGATAGTAGTAAACCAACTTTCATTAAGACTGTGAGTGGTGTGGGCTATAAATTTGAGGATAGTGATGGCTAA
- a CDS encoding sensor histidine kinase has translation MAKPNLRTRLLVSHLLVVVLSMAIVALSGLSINPLLFDRKVQEMQNKGLLDIDSQTEQKLITQEFHHSWGRSMAISIALGAIGAFGLSYLVARRIRHPLQKITTVMQEFREGNFKVRIPSNDIPELDYVSQSFNLMARNLEDSEQKRSELISDMTHELRTPLTVTRGYLERLLDGKSEPSPELFQSLIQENRRLERLVNNLQELSKAQAGTIALKLEAIALKPVLSVLVERFSEQLVEDIELVLEYNSKSVNVIGDRDCLEQVLVNLIGNAIQYTEGGKIIVRTYDLDHRVWIEVQDTGIGIASEDLPHVFDRFWRADKARSRRSGGTGIGLAITKCLVELQGGEIAVESQLNKGSIFRFCLTS, from the coding sequence ATGGCTAAGCCAAATTTACGCACAAGGTTGTTAGTTTCCCATTTACTAGTGGTTGTACTCAGTATGGCAATCGTTGCCTTGAGTGGGCTTTCGATTAACCCTCTGCTATTCGATCGCAAAGTTCAGGAAATGCAAAATAAGGGATTGCTAGATATTGATTCGCAGACCGAGCAGAAGCTGATTACGCAAGAGTTTCATCATTCTTGGGGACGGAGTATGGCGATTTCGATCGCTTTAGGGGCGATCGGAGCATTTGGTTTGAGTTATCTAGTGGCGCGGCGCATTCGTCATCCTTTGCAAAAAATTACGACAGTGATGCAGGAGTTTCGGGAAGGGAATTTTAAAGTACGCATACCTAGTAACGATATTCCTGAACTCGATTATGTGAGTCAAAGCTTTAATCTGATGGCGCGGAATTTGGAGGACTCAGAACAGAAGCGGAGTGAGTTAATTAGTGATATGACCCATGAGTTGCGAACGCCGCTAACTGTGACTAGAGGATATCTAGAACGTTTGCTAGATGGGAAATCTGAACCGTCACCCGAACTATTTCAAAGTCTAATCCAAGAAAATCGGCGTTTGGAAAGATTGGTGAATAATCTCCAAGAGCTATCAAAGGCACAGGCGGGAACGATCGCTTTAAAACTAGAGGCGATCGCTCTTAAGCCAGTTTTGTCAGTGTTGGTGGAAAGGTTTTCCGAGCAGTTAGTTGAGGATATAGAACTAGTTTTAGAATATAACTCTAAGTCGGTTAATGTAATTGGCGATCGCGATTGTTTAGAACAAGTTTTGGTTAATTTAATTGGCAATGCCATCCAATATACTGAAGGTGGCAAGATTATTGTGCGTACTTACGATCTAGATCACCGAGTTTGGATTGAAGTTCAAGATACGGGTATTGGTATTGCGTCTGAAGATTTGCCCCATGTGTTTGACCGTTTTTGGAGAGCAGATAAGGCGCGATCGCGACGTTCTGGAGGAACTGGTATTGGCTTGGCGATTACCAAATGCCTAGTAGAATTACAGGGCGGGGAAATTGCAGTAGAAAGCCAGCTTAACAAAGGTAGTATCTTCCGTTTTTGCCTTACTAGTTAA
- the rpmH gene encoding 50S ribosomal protein L34, with amino-acid sequence MTKRTLRGSVRKKKRTSGFRARMESPTGRRVIKARRSRGRVRLTTV; translated from the coding sequence ATGACAAAACGTACTCTACGCGGTAGTGTCCGCAAAAAGAAACGCACCTCTGGATTTCGCGCCAGAATGGAATCCCCCACAGGTCGCCGCGTCATCAAAGCTCGCCGTAGCAGAGGCAGAGTTCGCTTGACAACCGTATAA